One Dioscorea cayenensis subsp. rotundata cultivar TDr96_F1 chromosome 19, TDr96_F1_v2_PseudoChromosome.rev07_lg8_w22 25.fasta, whole genome shotgun sequence genomic window, ATAAGTATGCCCAAATTGTATTCAAGAACAAGTAGCTGTACCGAGTTTTACTTGCAAAGCTTGAATCTCAAACTGGGTGAAGTTTGATAGTGTGTCATAATGGCGAGGTAGCTGTACTAGGTAGGGGTACCACCAAGATTTCTTTCCTTTACCCACTTCAACCAATAAACATACAGACAGTATCTGTACAAGGACATACATAACCACATAAGCTCATAAGTAGAGGGATGAAAATCACTAAGCTGGACAAGGCTAACAATTACCAACAAAAGGAAGGCCACTTCATTTATTTGACTACAAAACACTTCATGACATGATGTTATCACATATTATAAGGTAAAAGATAGGTGCATGAGGCTACTCATCAGTGACCGACATTCCATGTAATTTATGAAACAGCCCTTCACATATAGAGGTAAGCTTGTATTCATGAAGCTTTCACAGAATGATTTGAATGCTAATTCCTCTTCAACATTATTCTttacaaacaacaacaaatttgCATAAATCAACAGTCATCATCTAATATTTctcaaaacaagcaaaatgaCAAATGAACATGCATAAACGTATACACTCTTCTTTGTACAACAAGGAACCTCTTAAAAATTGTATCtcagtttcttttgttttcccaaCTCCCGCACGGTATAGTTTCTTGGGAAAAAATCTTACTCTATGGTTGCCTatttccattaaaaaattaaaagtatacGGATAGTTTGAATGCTAATTCCTTTCCAACATTATAATTCATACACAACAACAAACTTGCATATCAATAATCATCATCTAATATTCCTCATGGCAATCATACCTATTTCTTTCATGTTTCCATTTTGACTCTCATGGAATAATACAGCCTTTTTTTGGAGAGATTTCACTCTATTTTTCCTATTCTGAAAGATGGCCATAAATGATTTGGATGTGGACTGTTTTCCTAATTGATTAATCTCGCATAACCATACAAAACTGCAAAGATCCATAACACATCTCTTTCTAGGAGTAGTTGTCTTCTAAATTCTAACACCCATCAAGGTAAGCATTCCTGTTTCCTATAAATTTCTTTCTATTTCCTCACTAATTCAGCTTCTtttgatcattatttttattctgatttcaattttttagaCGATTTGAATGCCGATTCTTTCTCCAATACAAGTATCCACATAAATtccctctctttctttttctctctctttttttgcaaaaaaaaaaaaaaagtttttccgTGGCACATCTCTTCTATAGAAGAATCCAACTCTAAGTTTCATATTTCTAAAAATCACCATAGTTGATCACTGATTCGAATAGTATGCAAATTCTTCAGAAACTTATAGGGTTTCAATCCAAGGTATATAAGATCTCTACCTGGGTCGAAGAAAGGCACGGATGCCTCCTGATGCAATCAGACAGCTTCTCATCAGCTTCCACCACCCTCTCCCTCGTCAGCAGAGCCGATCTTGGCACTCTCAACACCAATTCTCCCTTCTTGAGGTCTCGCACCGCCGCCAAGCCCCTCCTGCAAGAGAATCAAGAATCAGAGCAAGAgtaaacatataaaaaagaatCAGAACCAGTAGAAGAGTTGCACACCCGCCGGCGTCGGGGAAGGACGCAACGGCGAGGGAGTGGCCCAAGCAAGAGGTCCGAGATGGAGGTGCTGAACTGCTCGGAGAGTCGGAGATGCCCACCATCGCCGCCCATCTCAGCAGCGCTTCAAGCTCTgagctctcctccatctctctctctcactcactctctctctctctcacacacacacacactctgtCCTCGCaaattctagggttttggataaataattagaaatgagaccaaaatgaaaaaacaaaaaagcaaaCCAAACTGGATGAACCATCGGTATATTTGCGTATTGCTTGATAATTCACCACCTTAAATGcttagaaattttaaataaatagaaattgcTAGAAAAACTTAATATTTCATAACAATgcttatttatcaaaattaaaaacaactatgcaataattttttttaacctatCTTCATTCATTGGgaactgtagcaacagtagttttactgttgaatgACGTGCTTGTAATAAGTgagtttggtaagtgtcttatTAGGAATAGATAAGTTTAATAAGTGTCATGTTTATAGTTTAGTAAGTGTCttgtcataaataatataatttaaggGTTAAGTCTTGGAGCTTATATAAGGCCCCTTAGTTTGTAAGGAGTGGGCATTCTAAAATCCCCATTCTAAAATCCTCATTCTCATCCCCTCTCATCCCCTCTCATCCATATCTCTACCACCATTCTCTTCCTTTGTATATCATCCCTCTTATGCAATAAAGAAATCACTATGTGAATacattctctctctttcttagTTTATGCTATCTTCTCTCTAACTCTTCAAAGCAAGCTTCCGCCCTAACTGTTATTTCACCCAGGATGACCCCCGCATCcagagtaagttgaacggcatccccaacgACCTCTCCATCATCCctgatgcaatttttttttatgagattgACAGACTCTATTGGTCAAATGACAGACATATACAGATGTGCATCAGTTATGGTAGTTTGTAAACCTCATAGAGATAAATCTACgggtgtaaacgagccgagTTGAGCTTGGCCATTTTCAAACTCGGCTTGCCATTATTTTAatcaagctcggctcgagcttgAACAAAGCCAAGCTCAACTCGCCATTATTTTAATCGAGCTTGAGCCGAGCTCTAGCTTCCTTTATCTGAACTCGATCCTACATTGAGCTTCATAAATAGTAAagccctcaagttcaactcgttTGCTTGATAAAGATcggtcatttttttttcataaataatacatcaccataattattattattaaaaaatattattttaaaattaatattgaatctttttataataaaaattataaattagtcttatttttttcttaaatttatactttaaaatttgtgtaatatttttttgcaatacataattattaatGATCCCATAGATGAGGATATTAATATTGCTATAAAAgttttaataaatactttacataaatgaaattgttgatgatatataaacaattaaattaattatttttataaataaacttgtTGATGATACTATAAATGAGCATTTTAAGGATTCTTGTAATTGAGCTTTTAATGATCCTATAAATGAGTTGTTCACAAGCCTTAACGAGCTTAGTGGTGTTCAAACTCGGCTTGTTTACCTTATGAGCTTTTGGGAGTATTTGTTTCGCCGGGGGTGTAGCCCAAAGTGAGGGAAATGAAGAGTTCAGCAACACTTTCACCTGTTTGCTTTATCGGGGAAGTGGGTGAAATCTTGATGTGGCGCCTCCAACATGCTCCCACTTCCCCATCTCCCACTTCGGCTCTTTTTTCTACTTGGCCGAAATGGAAACTTCACCCAAAGCATTCATGTGATTATCACCCACTTCCCTCAATTCTCGTCAGGGTTCTTCGTTTTTCCCCTTCTTGCGAATGTCGCATCCTCGCTGGTGGTTCGCCTTCTCCTTCTTGTGAACTATCGCCTCCTCGTTGATTCTAGGTTTCTTTGTACACCTTCAGAGGCATCTCTTCTAGCCGGGTCACCGAGAAGTGGGTGTTGTCCCCCTCTTTGTTTGTTCTCGCTTTATTTTCATTGTGCAAAGAAAGTAGACGGTtgtttctctttgttttgttttcatttctctAAGAAAGTATATTATATCTGTTTGGGGTTTTGGGTTTTCTCCTGCACTTGTATaccttgttttcttgttttttggcATCTTGTTGTCAAGATTTTCAGTTTGCCGAATAGGTCCATGGTTGGATATGGTTTTGGTTTGCTCCTGCACTTGTATAccatgtttttttggtttttggcaTCTTGTTGTCAAGATTTTCATTTGGCTGAACAGAGCTATGGTTGGATCTTTTTGGGTTTACTCTTGCACTTGTATaccatgttttattattttttggcatCTAATTGTCAAGATTTTCAATTTGCCGTACAGATCCATGGTTggatatagttttttttttaggtttgcTCCTACACTTGTATACcatgttttcttggtttttggTATTTTGTTGTGAAGATTTTCATTGTGCCAAATAGATCTATGGttggatttgttttttgtttttttgggttttgttcttgcacttgtataccatgttttcttgttttttggcATCTTATTGTCAAGATATTCAATCTGCCAAACAAATGTATGGTTGGATCTTTTTGGGTTTACTCTTGCACTTGTATaccatgtttttattatttttttggcatcTAATTGTCAAGATTTTTCAATTTGCCGTATGGATCCATGGTTGGATATAGTTTTTAGGTTTGCTCCTACACTTGTATACCatgtttttcttggtttttttggtattttgttgTGAAGATTTTCATTGTGCCAAATAGATCTATGGttggatttgttttttgttttttgggtttgttcttgcacttgtataccatgttttcttgttttttggcATCTTATTGTCAAGATATTCAATCTGCCAAACAGATGTATGGTTGGATCTTTTTGGGTTTGTTCCTCCACTTCTATAccatgttttcttgttttttggcATTTTGTTGCCAAGATATTCAGTCTGCTTTACAGACGTATGGTtcgatattttttatttttttagggttCGCTCATGCACTTGTATAccatcttttcttgttttttacaTCTCGTTGTCACTATTTTCAGTCTGCCAAAtagatgtattgttggatttgtgtttttttgggtTTGATCCTACACTTGGATACCTTGAATTTGTGTGTTATTCCTCAAAAACCATTGGTAGGTTGGATGCATTTTATTGTCTGGGATTTTTAACAGTCCTTTTAAATGTTGTTCATTGTTGTTTTGTGCATGCTTGTTATGTGTTGTTTTCCCATTGATTTATATTCAGATCTGTAATGGTAAGTTACTGCATGgtattttcatttcaaattgTTGTGGATTAATTTGTGAAGGTTTTTTTATGCCTTTgatctataaaatattttcctaTTTCCAATTGGGTAATTTCTACTTTTAATCCATTATTTCATGCTTCTCCCTCTGTTGGAGATCTCTTCCCCTTGACGCAAATAACTAGCTGCTATGTTTGGTTAGTGTCTTCTTCTTTACAAGGTTAGCAACAACTACAGTTGTTATCTTTGTTACATCCATATATCTGCATTGTTTGTTATGTTGATGTTATCCTCATATTTAATCTAATTTCGTGCATTGTTTTTGAATTCTTATACATGTTTGCATTAATTCTTTTTGTGTCTATGTCTTTGGTTTTTCCCCAGAAGTGTTACCATTGCAATGATATCTTCAGGTCTTCATTATTTCTGGTTGTCATTTCTGTTATGCTTGTGATTCTGTGAGACATTGTACTCTTGGTTTGTATTATTCTTATccacacactatatatatattttttgaattcttttgcTTTCTTCATCGTATTTCCCTTTGCTTATTTCCATTTCATGTCATTATGTTCCAATTGGCCTTCTCTATACCATTTAAATGTGCACTCTACATGAATTTGCATGTTAATTGTTTCAATATGTTATATGCActgattgttttttgttttaccATGTATTTTTCCATTGATTATGTGTCTCTATTGATTCTTGTTTCTATTgattatgcatttattttttattttattagtatgtATATTTTTGTTAGGTGCCAATTTGttgcttgttgttttttttactttgaatgTATGACCtggtttctattttattttattgttggtaTAATGTGCTAGATGCAAACTTGGATATGTTTTGTCCTAGGTCTTTTTGACCCCAAGTAGTTTAGCAATATCAATTTAAATGGGTCAACGTCTAAATGTGCTCTTGTAGATGGATGATTGGGTAGTTGATAAGTGGGCAAGGACTCTCGCAACAGCCTTTACAACAATTGTTGTCATTGTGGcctttttatttgaagatatgCAGTTGCCTAGGTTATCAAGTTGCCCACAACCATCAATGTTTAGGGACCTAACTAGATGACACCATATGAATCGAATCCTAAGAAGTGGATGTGACTATTGTGTTAGCTACCTCAGTATGGATGTAGGTCTTTTCATGCACTTATCATCCATGATGAGTGATAAGCATTTGCTCATGGATACGAGGCATGTTTTAGTAGAGGAACAATTGGTGATATTCTTCCATATAGTTGGTCATAATACGAAGAATAGAATCATGCGAATAGAGTTTGTTCAATCGGGTGAAACAATTAGCTGATATTTCAACAATGTGTTATGAGCCCTTTGTGCAATACATGATGATTTTGTCCAAGCACCTGGCACTTGTCATCCAGAAATCGAAAATCACCCAAGTCGGAACCCATATTTCAAGGTAAATATGCAAAATCtgaaacttaatatatatatatatatattaaacattttaaaaaggattaaaataaatttatacaatGTTTACATGTCATGTAGGATTGCATTGGGTTGTTAGACGATACGCACATTGATGCATCCGTCCTGTCCCTTGAGTTGCCTCGATTTCGTAGTAGGAAGGGACCAACACAAAACGTGCTAGCAGTGGTGAACCCTAATCTCAAAAATTACTTATGTGATAGTAGGGTGGGAAGGCTCAGCAAACGACTTCACCGTCTTAAGGGATGCGTTGTTGCGGCCACATCCTAAAGGCCTCAAGCTAATAGAAGGTTGAGaattaaataatacaacatccttatattttatttaaaatttctccaaCTTAAGCTTTTCTATGTATTAACTAGCTGCAGGTTATGTAATAACACCAGTTGTTGATTTTTCTCCCTCCtgttgatttttcttgtttcatGCGTAGTCACATGCATTTGCAAAGGCCTTCATTAACAAACCCATTGAGAATTATGAAGGTCTTAGGATTATTTGTGGCGAGGACAATGCAACAGGTTCATATGCAACGCCGTTGTATATTGATTTTGCTGAAAAAACAGCAGGTGAGGATGTTGACATTGATAACGACAATGCTGAATCACATGTTGACAATGTTAATAGTGATGGAGATGGGGATGGGAACTTTGTGCCACCCATCACCAGTAGCCACGTGATATCATCCACGTATAGATCCTAGCGTAATAGGGCACCTAAGGGTAATTCTATGATGGCTGAACTTGTTACTGTGGTTGGGGAAATGACTAATGCTATTAAAAACCCTACACATTGGTCGGAGACATTGTATTCAATGGTGATTGAGGTGGAGGGATACAATGAGCAAGTTCTTGAGAATGTTTTCGATTATCTTCAGTATTGTGAGAATGAGGGGAGAAGGTTTATAGTCAAAAGGATGTATATGTGCCAAGCTTGGATTGAGAAGCATCTCTCCCGCTTCGCGTGAACATGTTATGCGTTGTTGAATTATGCTGCCTGGATGTCTAGTTTCTGGTTCACTTATGTTGTTTCCGTTGCTTTATGCATTATCTGCATCCATATTCTGCCGTTTTAAACTACGTTTGATCTATTATGCATGCATGTTAtcagactttgatgatacttttgtGGACCTCATGGTCCTTATCTAGCATGGGGTTTACCTGTGATGCATCTTGGTATCATATTATTCTACCTTTACTACTTGTCTATTGTGCTCTGACATGCATGCAAATTGGTCGATTGTTTATGTTATGTATGcttttgtatttgtgttatgCATGTATCATGTTTATTTTGTCTCTTGATCTCATAGCATGCGAAATCTGTTTTGCTTTGTAAATTATAACTATATTTGCTATGTCTTTCATACCAAATGTATCTGGTTACCTTTGTTCCTCCTTGTGCCtgtgtatattttatttgttatgtttCCTTTGCtatatggtttattttttgtttgactaattgtgtttttttggttttgtgcattttgttgttttaattgcatgtaGTTACGGTATAGTTTTAATGGCAACGATGATGACCAAGAGTCAACGAAAGAATTGAGGCATTTGTCCCCGATGAAATGGTGTTTTGCTGTGCTCTTGGGTTATTTTGATGCATTGTCAGGCCAAATCTCTGCGGCCAATTGCATCTTAAAACCATAGCACGTGTTGTCGGGCTCGTAATAGGTTGTGAGTACGGTGGGGCAATGGGCCATACAACGCCTTTTGCAGCCTACTTGCAACTTGTTACTGAATTTGCTCAACCGGCAAGATGCACTTTTGTGAAAACAAAACTATATTTTGTAGGTTTTATCGAATTCTGTCTTTACCTTGTTGCTTGTTGGTTgtaatttcccttttttttattttttattttttcatattgtgTGTTGGTGGACTTAAAAATGCCAATGAAATGCTACTGGTACATGGGCTTATGCCCCCTGAGCCATTTTTTAAGATGCACAGAGTAGCAACTGGGAGGCTTTTGGCTGAACAAGACATAGATACTTGAAGACTTGCATGTTAGGAGAATTTGATAATTGTAAGTACAAAATCTTCTTGGCAAGGTTAGCTTGTACCGTATGGGGTTTATGAGTCTGGACTTTGTTGACATTTGGACCTTTTATATACAAGTGTAAGAACATAAGTCTCATTTTTGTAGAGATTTCCATATTTTAATGAGTTATGCATTTGAATGGTTGCAATCTATCTTATTgtgaactttttttatttttatatttgtatacatGGGGTGTACATTTCGAATGCTATAATAGATCCTTAATTATGTCAATCCTTTAAACATGAATGTGCcgtgtttaattttatttttgaggtaATATATAAgatgtataaaaatttatttaggaAACTCACAATTATGTTAAAATATTTACATGAGATGTATATAAATTTACTTAGGAAACTCACAAGGATTTGTAATCCAAATTAGATCACAATGTCAAACACAATCTGACATTTTCAATGTCtaaactatatttaattaaaaatttaatccaaACTCTGAACaaggttttcaataaaaaaaattccattagtATAAACTTAagtataacaaataaataacataaaacatcaaaattggtttttaaaaacacaaacccaaataaaacataggtgtCACTATTTAGGGGTAATCTTACCATCCACTGAAATGGTGATTCTAACATCATTTTTCATAAGCAAGTGGTGAAATCAAATTTTCAGGATTTTCACTTCCATAAACTAAACATATGAAGTGGGCTATAATGTAACACTTCTCCTTTACAACTAAACATACAAAAGTGACTACTTCTCCTGAAAATCTTACTTCCATTGAAGTAGGAATTTCAGACTTCCACCACTTCAGTGGATCACTTTTGAACTAAACACCCTTTTAAAAATTAAGTCAAACCTTTAACGAGCCTAGTCTTTGAGCTTTATGAACGCATCAGTTCATTTAacgttggagaagaagaaaaattacgAGTTGAGGGACTATTTGGTAAGAACATATTCACCAGGGATTTATTAGCAAGTTTTCTGAAATTTTAGCCTTTTCAAGGAGTTTATTAGTAATAAATCACCACCCATCcctcagagagagagagagagagagagagagagagaaagcttGGAGCGATCATCAATGGCGTCGTCGTCGGAGGTGAAGCTGGGATCATCGAAGCCGATGATAGCAACGCAGGAAGAGATGATGGAAGCCAAATTGGCCATCCCTAACCGCGATCAGTGTGCCCACCTTCTCATCCCCCTCAACAAGTGCCGTGTCGCCGAGTTTTATCTCCCGTGGAAGTGCGAGCCCGAGCGCCACGCCTACGAGAAGTGTGAGTATGAGCTCGTCATGGAGCGGATGCTTCAGATGCAGAAGATCCGTGAGcttgaggagaagaagaagaaggctcTCGGCAAGCTGCCCCAGGGCTCCCCAATCCCTCTTATCCCCTCCACCTCCAATTCATGAGCTTGGTTAGCACTAATCTcccataattttaattaatctgattattctttttttctctgtCTTTTAACTTCTGAAATCCTGTGATTCCGTTCCTTGATTTTCTAGGGTTCCGATCTGAAAATTTTCACTGGTCTGTCTAGATTTGGTGCTTTGTTGTGGATTTATGGTTGGGCATACTGAACTTAGATTAATACTTAGTTTTTCTAGTTCAATTAATCTTGCCTTTCTGAGTGATTGGTTAGCCTATGGAATATTGTCTATTCTCAATATTGAAAGCAAAAAAGTTTTGAGTTTGATAGGTTTGTGATTCTAGTTGATTTTATGGATGATGAAAATACTATGAAGTAGATTTTCAAGAAGACTTTGTTTGGATTTAGTGAGAATAGTTGAAAGGAGGAATTAAAACTGGAATGCTGGACAATAAGCTTTGCTGATCTTCT contains:
- the LOC120283301 gene encoding NADH dehydrogenase [ubiquinone] 1 beta subcomplex subunit 7 — encoded protein: MASSSEVKLGSSKPMIATQEEMMEAKLAIPNRDQCAHLLIPLNKCRVAEFYLPWKCEPERHAYEKCEYELVMERMLQMQKIRELEEKKKKALGKLPQGSPIPLIPSTSNS